In Candidatus Sulfotelmatobacter sp., a genomic segment contains:
- a CDS encoding alanine--glyoxylate aminotransferase family protein: MLRKNRLFTPGPTPLLPAAQTAMASFTAHHRTADFKALFQRVLADMKEFIGTKNDVLVLACSGTGVMEASVSNLTSPGDNVLVLTAGKFGERWTGLAKAFGCHVEVLEVPYGETFNLDDVRARVNNATRAVFVQATESSTGARHDIEGIAKIVRAHGAGSENETLLVVDAITGLGTTHLDVDGWGVDVIIGGSQKALMMPPGLAYCAVSERAWKTMEKTTSPRYYFDLRKERKSAAKGETAYTPATSLFAALGAALEFVRGMGKGDLAKGREELVNNAELCAEMTRAGAKALGLKLYASSPAAALTAICAPEGVDSGKIVKEFRESFDAVVANGQGEMKGKLFRVAHIGYYDYLDTIGILGALEHVLAKVTDQSVEYGVAVRAAQQVYARTQPGKRQLVGA; the protein is encoded by the coding sequence ATGTTGCGTAAGAATCGTCTTTTTACTCCGGGACCAACGCCGCTGTTGCCGGCGGCGCAGACGGCTATGGCTTCGTTTACGGCGCATCATCGGACTGCCGACTTCAAGGCGCTGTTTCAACGGGTACTGGCCGACATGAAGGAATTCATTGGCACGAAGAACGATGTGCTGGTGCTGGCTTGTTCGGGCACGGGCGTGATGGAGGCTTCGGTATCGAATTTGACGTCGCCGGGAGACAACGTGCTAGTGCTGACCGCCGGTAAGTTCGGTGAGCGCTGGACGGGACTGGCCAAGGCTTTTGGCTGCCATGTGGAAGTGCTGGAAGTGCCGTATGGCGAGACGTTCAATCTCGATGACGTTCGAGCGCGCGTAAATAACGCCACCCGCGCTGTCTTCGTGCAGGCGACGGAGAGTTCCACTGGGGCCCGGCATGACATTGAGGGGATCGCGAAGATTGTGCGGGCTCACGGCGCGGGTTCAGAAAACGAAACCCTGCTGGTCGTGGATGCAATCACGGGGCTAGGCACAACCCATCTCGATGTCGATGGCTGGGGCGTGGACGTGATTATTGGCGGATCGCAAAAGGCGCTGATGATGCCTCCGGGGCTGGCGTATTGCGCGGTGAGTGAGCGGGCATGGAAGACGATGGAGAAGACGACTTCACCGCGATATTATTTCGATCTGCGCAAGGAGCGGAAGTCGGCAGCGAAGGGCGAGACAGCGTACACTCCAGCAACGTCGTTGTTCGCGGCGTTGGGAGCGGCGCTGGAATTTGTGCGCGGCATGGGGAAGGGCGATCTGGCCAAGGGACGCGAAGAATTGGTCAACAATGCCGAGCTTTGCGCTGAGATGACCCGTGCCGGCGCGAAGGCGCTGGGATTGAAACTCTATGCGTCGTCCCCGGCGGCGGCGCTGACTGCGATCTGCGCGCCGGAGGGAGTCGATTCCGGCAAGATCGTGAAAGAGTTCCGTGAATCGTTCGACGCTGTCGTCGCCAACGGTCAGGGCGAAATGAAAGGCAAGCTATTTCGCGTCGCGCACATCGGGTATTACGACTATCTCGACACCATCGGCATTCTGGGCGCGCTCGAACATGTGCTTGCGAAAGTTACCGACCAAAGCGTGGAGTATGGCGTGGCGGTGCGGGCAGCACAGCAAGTCTATGCCCGCACCCAGCCGGGGAAGCGACAATTGGTCGGCGCCTGA
- a CDS encoding antibiotic biosynthesis monooxygenase yields MGKVSIWAQLEAKPGKEKEVEAFLKSAQPLAEAEPETLTWYAIKMGPGKYGIFDTFADENGRNAHLNGEIAKALFAKAGELLAKPPEIGKPEILASK; encoded by the coding sequence ATGGGAAAAGTATCGATTTGGGCGCAACTCGAAGCCAAGCCCGGCAAAGAAAAAGAAGTAGAGGCATTCCTGAAGTCCGCGCAACCGCTGGCCGAAGCCGAGCCGGAGACTCTTACCTGGTATGCCATCAAGATGGGGCCGGGAAAGTATGGGATCTTCGATACCTTTGCCGACGAGAATGGCCGCAACGCTCATCTGAATGGCGAAATCGCCAAGGCTCTGTTTGCCAAGGCGGGAGAGCTTTTGGCTAAACCCCCCGAGATCGGTAAGCCCGAGATCCTTGCCTCGAAATAA